The Neurospora crassa OR74A linkage group V, whole genome shotgun sequence sequence GTAAAGCGCTTTCCGCTAGCTCCTgaaagagggttagggttgtgCTCTGCGATCCGTTTTGCACCTTTAGTCTTTGGATCATTTGTCAGCTTCGAGGTAGAGGAAGCATCTACATTTTCctctcatcatccatcatccatatGCCCACAGCTCATTATAACGGCATTGTTGTTTCCAATACGCTCTCGAGACTTTGACGATTGAAAGTcagaattagtaatactcaCGGAGTCTGGCACATCCACGCATCCATCGGAGTTGAACCATCCAGACTCATACTGTCTGATACACTTCCCATCACCTTCCCGGCACATGATATTTCATGCTGGTTGTTCGTTAGATCTTATGGTGTCAAGAGTTATTGATCAACACATCATGTATTTTCGGTCGTCGAAGCTGTCTTGCGTATGTTGTATTGACATCGTGGGTTCGGTACTGCCATGTACTGAAGCACTTGCATCATGTGTTGCTTGCTTGGTACCAATCGCATCTTGGACTGCCGCAACATAGCTTTCTCAGATCTGCTCCTGTCATCCAAATCCTCGGGATTTGTCACTTTGGCGCATCAGCTACAAACGTTGAGAGTCTacatacctcctcctcttgtccTTACCCCGCATACCAAGCCCTCTCTCTCCACCTGCCCAGCTCCCCAACTTCCCCACAGGGCGGGCCGCGATCAGCCGCTAAACGGGAATGCGTTCACGGTGCAAATTGGTGACAGCACACCCTCACACCAGACACCCCGCCTCACAGGCCTGGGGCAACGTGAGCAGGAGAAGGGACGGAGCTTCAGTAGTCACCTCACCGCATTCGTGTCACTGCGATAATGTTGCTCCCAAATCCACTTTGTCATATGGCCGTTTTCGAGTTTCGATTGCTGTTCAGCTCTTTTGATCAATGTCCCCAAAATAAACTGAGATGTTCTGGATGAAGAAGCGGAAAAGGATGTCTGATGATGTTTACTGCACATCACGATAGCTTCAGCTTTTGAAAAGTCCTGGAGAGCCGTAACCTTATGAGGAATCTCAGCGGGAACTGAAAAAATCACACTTAGTGCAGTGTCTTGGTCGGATATCCCAATTGCATGGTCTTGCAAACAGTCATAAACAAACCAGAAAGAGTCAAAACAATACTGCACCATCTCCGTTCCCGTTCATCCTATGACCCCACACATCCAACGTAGCATGATCCGAGTTCCCCATACCCTAAAGTCCCGAATACCGGCCTCATAAGTGGTCGGATACCTCTTATGTCTCCTTTTCGTTTCATCCTTTCTAGTCGaccttgctgttgctgctgttgctacAAATACTACCAAGgctaaccaccaccaccaccagtcaCATTGACCCCTGAGCTCATTCGCCATTTACTGGGTGTCTCTTTTTCCAACCAACCTGCGCCATTCGCAAACAGAACAATAATCGGGGAATCGGAAACTTGAACCGGCTGGGTGAATAGTGTTTGTGCGTGGATCGGTCCGTTGCCGTGTAACCGTTTCATATTCCCAAAGGCACGATTACTGGCCGAAGTTATTCGAGAGGTACCTTCCAGAACATCGAAAGATTGGAAGGTTTAAGGAAGGAATCAGTATGGTTGGCCAACCGCCTCTTACCGGCCTCAAGGTCCTGGAGTTTGCCGGTCTAGCTCCAGGTCAGCCCTCCATCTCTCACTTTTCCTCCGACTTACACACACAGAGGCTTTCGGCCGAAACCCGGCCGATCTTGAGGTCTCACTTATACACTTCACTTACACTTCACTCTCACttggaaaaaaacaaaatgTCACAAAACTAATTCCCCGCTTGGGAACAGGTCCCTTCGCCgggctcctcctcgccgacgCTGGCGCCTCCGTCCTGCGCATCGACCGCGCCGTCTCCGGCCCCGTCGCCCGCCAAGTTCCCGACCAACTAACCCGCCACAAATCCTCCTTGGTGGTCGACCTCAAGTCCCCCTCCGGAATCGCCCTCATCAAATCCCTCGCCGCCGTATCGGACGTTCTCATCGACCCTTACCGCCCCGGCGTCCTGGAGAAGCTCGGGCTGGGCCCCTCTGTCCTGTGCAGCGACGAATGCAACCCCCGCCTCATCTACGCCCGCCTGACGGGCTTCCGGCGAGACGGCCGGTTCGCCACCATGGCCGGGCACGATATCAACTACCTGGCTGTGAGCGGGGTGTTGAGTCTGCTGGGGAGGAAGGGCGAGAAGCCGACGCCGCCCATCAACATTCTGGGAGACTTTGCCGGCGGCGGAGCGGTTTTGTTCCAGGGCATCCTGCTTGCGCTGGCCGCGAGGGAGAGGACGGGCAAGGGACAGGTGGTGGAGGCGAATATCGTCGACGGAGCGAGTTACTTGGCTACTTTTAACCGGTTTGCGCTCAAAACGGCCGTGGGGAACGCACCGAGGGGGGAGAACCTGCTGGATACGGGCTGCCCTTACTATGATACGTACGAGACCGCGGATGGGAAGTACATAGCTGTCGGGGCGTTGGAGCCGCAGTTTTTCAAGGAGTTGGTTAAAGGGTTGGGGTTAGAGGGACAAGggtgggaggagaggagaggggaCAAGGAGAATTGGCCCGAGCTGAGGAGGGTGTTGGAGCACAAGTTCAAGACCAAAACGAGGAGGGAGTGGGAGGATATCTTTGACGGGACTGATGCGTGCTGCACGGCGGTGTTTGAGTACGGCGAgatggaaagggagagggagcGGTTGGAGGGCGATCAGAGACCCGTGGTTACGCTTAGGGAGACGCCCTGCTTGGCGCTGAGGAGCGATGCGAAGGATGCTAGCCATGGGCAAGGGCCGGGCGTCAAGGGGGAAGCGTATGTAGGCATTCCCTTGAAACCTGGAAAGGGAGGCGAATCTGTCGTGGAGAAGTGGCTTGGttggaagaagggcaaggagtTTGATGTGTTGAATGGGAGCGCTGTCGCTATCAAGTCCAGACTGTAACGGATGTTGGTCTCTTTGATGTTATTTCTTGATGGACAGATCATTCTGTGTGGAACTTTTAAAGGTTGCATGCATCAACATGTACAATACCTTTCTTTCTGTCCTCGTTACCATCTTCCTCTCTGTTGAGTTGCAACCACGTTTCGGAATCCTATACATTTGGTTGGTTCTTCGACAGGAAGTGTCATTCATTGTGACTTCATAACCCCCCCTTGTAATGATCATGTCAAGCCCATCAACACCGTGCAAGATGTGGACCAGAGTTCTTCCGTTCACTTGATCTAAACAGCTCTGATGGACACAAGTCGTAAACATTTTCTGTACAGCTAAACACAAAAACGTGCCACCAAATGACACTctcttccccatcatcaccatcttcttctctctttcaTCGCTTTGGTATATCAACTGCTGCTTAAATAATCTGTCATGTCACAAACAACTCCTTTATTCTCCAACCTCATTCCCACCCACCCGCCCACCCACAGCCAATTCATCATTACCACCATGATCCCCTAGGACCTTCATCCATAcccccctcttcttttctttctaagTAATCactcccatcatcatcatcatcgtcatcaaaaataatatatcttGATCTCGTCTCATAAACAActctcttcgtcttctcaAACGTAGTACTAACCCTACTGTACCTGACTAACGATCTCGCTAGCCTTCGACAGCGACTCCACCATCTGCTGGCATTCCTTCCTCCTGCGGACCGTGTAATCGCTCTCCTTGAGGAGGTCGTCGAGCTCGTCGGCGCGGTACATGTTCTCGAGGAGCTCCTTTTGCATTTCGTCCTTTGTGAGTCTGGATTTCGTTCGTGTTAGTATTTCACTTATAGAAATGTAGGCAGTAGCGGCAAAAAGGAAAGGTAAAAGACTTACTGAACAAGGTTCAACATGATAGCCTTGGGAACCATGTCGATCATGGTCCTCTTGACAATGTTGTAGTACGACTGGATGAGCAGCTTGATGACCTCCACCTCAATGTTCTCGCGCTCAGAAAGAGTACCCGAGGCCTTCAGCGATGGCGGGGGCGGCTCCATGgccgccgccttcttcttgttcttggcgGCAAAGAAGCTGCCAAAGAAGCCACCGTTAGACCCTCCCTCGTCAAGGTTGCTGCCGGCCAGGGTGGGGCTAGCGGCTCGCGCGGGCGTAGCGCTCTGCGGGATCGGCTTGCCCGTCTTGGGGTCGACCTGGACTGGCCTGGAACCGTTGTGGCGCTCGTTGACGATGGCCATGGCCCTGTGGCCGTTGAGGAAGTCGGGGTGGCCCGTGTTGATG is a genomic window containing:
- a CDS encoding alpha-methylacyl-CoA racemase, whose product is MVGQPPLTGLKVLEFAGLAPGPFAGLLLADAGASVLRIDRAVSGPVARQVPDQLTRHKSSLVVDLKSPSGIALIKSLAAVSDVLIDPYRPGVLEKLGLGPSVLCSDECNPRLIYARLTGFRRDGRFATMAGHDINYLAVSGVLSLLGRKGEKPTPPINILGDFAGGGAVLFQGILLALAARERTGKGQVVEANIVDGASYLATFNRFALKTAVGNAPRGENLLDTGCPYYDTYETADGKYIAVGALEPQFFKELVKGLGLEGQGWEERRGDKENWPELRRVLEHKFKTKTRREWEDIFDGTDACCTAVFEYGEMERERERLEGDQRPVVTLRETPCLALRSDAKDASHGQGPGVKGEAYVGIPLKPGKGGESVVEKWLGWKKGKEFDVLNGSAVAIKSRL